In the genome of Nymphaea colorata isolate Beijing-Zhang1983 chromosome 9, ASM883128v2, whole genome shotgun sequence, one region contains:
- the LOC116261005 gene encoding two-component response regulator-like APRR9, translating to MSAKEIPCLWGSSLLDLDAFLPNSNFEPFDVVSSPEMSIQEGSCSVGAARAEPAVYGDSASLGSNTESDREASTQISLRNLSLDHILFSSWPGNKGCLLTNELYDQQNHYYLPHRYDARAMKKASSAGDLHIDSGSENSSAEQGPAPVVRYSAEERRERIRRYQSKRAKRNFNRKVEYECRKVLADGRRRIRGRFARSEGAEKNQAATKAQKDEDEMWVELLQEDEAKFAKQIATGGPVTPMTFNHVPVSSSYGWESEAFLR from the exons ATGTCAGCAAAAGAGATCCCCTGCTTGTGGGGTTCTTCCCTCCTTGATTTGGACGCCTTCTTGCCTAACAGCAATTTTGAACCTTTTGATGTGGTGTCGTCGCCGGAGATGTCGATTCAAGAAGGGTCCTGTTCTGTTGGTGCTGCTAGAGCAGAGCCTGCTGTATATGGGGACTCTGCTTCTCTTGGTAGTAACACTGAGAGTGACAGAGAAGCGTCGACGCAAATAAGCCTCAGAAACCTGTCACTCGATCatattcttttctcttcttggcCTGGCAATAAGGGGTGCCTGCTAACTAATGAGTTGTATGATCAGCAAAACCATTACTATCTTCCTCACAGATATGATGCCAGAGCCATGAAGAAGGCCTCTAGTGCAGGGGATCTGCAT ATTGATTCAGGTTCAGAGAATTCAAGTGCAGAGCAAGGACCAGCTCCTGTTGTACGTTACAGTGCAGAAGAACGCAGGGAGAGAATCCGTAGGTACCAAAGCAAGCGTGCGAAGAGGAACTTCAATAGAAAAGTTGAG TACGAATGCCGGAAAGTGCTGGCTGATGGTAGGCGCCGGATCCGCGGCAGGTTTGCAAGAAGTGAGGGAGCTGAGAAGAATCAAGCGGCAACAAAAGCCCAAAAGGATGAAGATGAGATGTGG GTAGAGCTGCTTCAGGAAGACGAAGCCAAGTTCGCGAAACAAATTGCAACTGGCGGTCCCGTCACTCCGATGACGTTCAACCATGTTCCTGTTAGTTCAAGTTATGGCTGGGAATCTGAAGCATTTCTGCGTTGA